In Pseudoliparis swirei isolate HS2019 ecotype Mariana Trench chromosome 9, NWPU_hadal_v1, whole genome shotgun sequence, a genomic segment contains:
- the LOC130198939 gene encoding protein FAM50A-like, with the protein MAQYKGAASEAGRAMQLMKKREKERETLELLKIKIAEDNMVKSNIDKKFSAHYDAVEAELKSSTVGLVTLNDMKAKQEALVKEREKQLAKKEQSKELQL; encoded by the exons ATGGCGCAGTACAAAGGCGCCGCCAGCGAGGCTGGCAGAGCCATGCAgctgatgaagaagagagaaaaggagagagagacgctggAGCTGCTCAAGATAAAGATTGCAGAG GACAACATGGTCAAGTCCAACATCGACAAGAAGTTCTCGGCTCACTACGACGccgtggaggcggagcttaagtCCAGCACCGTCG GTCTGGTGACGCTGAACGACATGAAGGCGAagcaggaggcgctggtgaaGGAGCGCGAGAAGCAGCTGGCCAAGAAGGAGCAGTCCAAGGAGCTGCAGCTGTGA